Proteins encoded within one genomic window of Paraglaciecola psychrophila 170:
- the aat gene encoding leucyl/phenylalanyl-tRNA--protein transferase has protein sequence MLTLTKLNQQLIFPPTEIAHTDPNGLLAFGGDLSAKRLLLAYSSGIFPWFSHDEPIMWWSPDPRGILPLDNFKCSKSLKKFARTCEYHITINTAFNQVIDICATIPRNDSGTWITDDMLNAYKHLHQLGHAHSVEVWSEDVLVGGLYGIIVGKVFCGESMFHKATNASKLAMLSLVGLLKSQAAEFIDCQMQNPHLASLGCIEVPRAQFLSMLAEQSQQTFEYDVWRPQTLNISQWL, from the coding sequence ATGCTAACGCTAACGAAGCTAAATCAACAACTTATATTTCCACCAACAGAAATAGCTCACACCGATCCAAATGGTTTGTTAGCATTTGGTGGAGACTTGAGTGCCAAGCGGCTACTTTTAGCCTATTCATCGGGTATATTTCCGTGGTTCAGTCATGATGAACCTATTATGTGGTGGTCTCCAGACCCACGAGGCATATTGCCCTTAGATAATTTCAAGTGCAGTAAAAGTCTAAAAAAGTTTGCTCGAACCTGCGAGTATCACATCACCATTAATACCGCCTTTAACCAAGTCATAGACATTTGTGCCACTATCCCTAGAAACGATTCTGGCACTTGGATAACTGATGACATGCTTAATGCCTACAAACATTTACACCAGCTTGGTCATGCACACTCTGTTGAAGTATGGAGCGAAGATGTCTTAGTGGGTGGCTTATACGGCATAATAGTGGGTAAAGTATTTTGCGGTGAGTCGATGTTTCACAAAGCCACTAATGCCTCTAAATTAGCGATGTTGTCTTTGGTTGGATTACTGAAATCCCAAGCGGCAGAATTTATTGACTGCCAGATGCAAAATCCTCATTTAGCCAGTTTAGGGTGTATTGAAGTGCCAAGAGCTCAATTTTTATCAATGTTGGCGGAGCAAAGCCAGCAAACATTTGAGTACGACGTTTGGCGACCTCAAACACTTAACATTTCGCAATGGTTATAA
- the pta gene encoding phosphate acetyltransferase: MPRRIMLIPVGTNAGLTSVSLGLVRVMQQQGLKVDFFKPVGQPRQGDNEAEKSTTIATNVGLLKPAKPLSTAYVEEMISQDKIDILLEEIIALFEQHAGKVDIAIIEGLVSTQSHPYAVRLNREICNALDAQIVLVSAPGSLMLNQLNDKLEIVADSYGGHKGKKVIGCIFNKVNAPIDDNGRLSSELIEKHDNNQTTDVVNKLSGLPIFSKSFALLGSVPWNFELIAPRVIDVCKHLNAQVLNEGDYQHRRLRSVHFCAREIHNMVSILKPGALLVLSGDRSDVLVSSCLAAQNGTKIGALLLTGGYQPDPRIWELCSQALETGLPVLLTQENTWQTSLNLHMFNQEVPADDEQRINRVMDHTAACIDSDWVASISKDSNRALRLSPSAFRYKLTQQAKQANKTVVLPEGEEPRTIKAAAICAQRNIARCILLGNKTEILRVAQQQGVLLPDSVKIIQPEDIRDQYVKPMVELRKHKGLTAVVAKELLLDNVVLGTMMLQQNHVDGLVSGAVNTTANTIRPALQLIKTAPEASLVSSIFFMLLPEQVLVYGDCAINPDPNAEQLADIAIQSADSAAAFGIDPKVAMISYSTGDSGTGTDVEKVKLATKIAQQKRPDLLIDGPLQYDAAVMESVAKNKAPNSKVAGHATVFIFPDLNTGNTTYKAVQRSANLVSIGPMLQGMGKPVNDLSRGALVDDIVFTIALTAIQATQRK; this comes from the coding sequence ATGCCACGTCGAATAATGTTGATACCAGTAGGCACTAATGCGGGTTTAACCAGCGTTAGCCTTGGTTTGGTTAGGGTCATGCAGCAGCAGGGCCTAAAAGTTGATTTTTTCAAACCTGTTGGCCAGCCAAGGCAAGGAGACAACGAAGCAGAGAAGTCTACCACTATAGCGACTAACGTTGGACTATTAAAACCAGCTAAGCCTTTGTCCACAGCCTATGTTGAAGAAATGATCAGCCAAGACAAAATAGATATTTTGTTAGAGGAAATTATTGCACTGTTTGAACAACACGCTGGTAAAGTAGATATTGCCATCATCGAAGGTTTAGTGTCCACCCAAAGTCATCCCTATGCAGTGCGCTTGAACAGAGAGATTTGCAATGCCTTAGATGCGCAAATTGTATTGGTCAGTGCACCCGGAAGTTTGATGTTAAATCAACTGAATGACAAACTAGAAATTGTGGCTGACAGTTATGGGGGCCATAAAGGTAAAAAGGTCATCGGGTGTATTTTTAATAAGGTCAATGCACCTATTGATGACAATGGCCGTCTAAGTAGCGAATTAATTGAAAAACATGACAACAATCAAACGACTGATGTTGTCAATAAGTTATCCGGCTTGCCTATCTTCTCAAAATCTTTTGCCTTACTAGGCTCTGTTCCTTGGAACTTTGAGCTAATTGCCCCTCGTGTAATCGATGTATGTAAACACCTAAATGCACAGGTATTAAACGAAGGGGATTACCAACACAGAAGGCTGCGAAGTGTGCATTTTTGTGCCCGCGAAATCCATAATATGGTATCCATCCTTAAGCCCGGCGCGCTGTTAGTATTGTCCGGTGATAGAAGTGACGTATTAGTGTCTTCCTGTTTGGCCGCACAAAATGGTACCAAGATAGGCGCCCTGTTACTGACGGGAGGATATCAACCCGACCCACGTATTTGGGAGCTTTGTTCCCAAGCGTTAGAAACCGGTTTACCTGTTTTATTAACCCAAGAAAACACCTGGCAAACATCGCTCAATTTACATATGTTCAATCAAGAGGTTCCGGCCGACGACGAACAACGCATCAACCGCGTGATGGATCATACTGCGGCATGTATCGATTCTGATTGGGTAGCGTCAATCTCAAAGGACTCAAATAGAGCCTTAAGGCTTTCTCCTTCAGCATTTCGCTATAAATTAACCCAACAAGCAAAGCAAGCGAACAAAACTGTAGTGCTGCCTGAAGGCGAAGAGCCAAGAACCATCAAAGCCGCTGCCATTTGTGCCCAAAGAAATATCGCGAGGTGTATTTTGCTTGGTAACAAAACCGAGATATTAAGAGTGGCCCAACAACAAGGCGTGCTGTTACCTGATTCAGTTAAGATCATACAGCCTGAAGACATCCGCGATCAGTATGTAAAACCGATGGTTGAATTACGAAAACATAAAGGATTAACGGCAGTAGTAGCTAAAGAGCTTTTACTTGATAACGTGGTGCTTGGCACCATGATGTTGCAGCAAAATCATGTGGATGGATTAGTATCAGGTGCGGTGAATACCACAGCTAATACTATTCGCCCAGCATTGCAATTAATCAAAACTGCACCAGAGGCATCTTTAGTTTCCTCAATATTTTTTATGTTATTACCAGAACAAGTATTGGTGTATGGCGATTGTGCTATCAACCCCGACCCGAATGCTGAACAATTAGCTGATATTGCGATTCAATCAGCTGACTCAGCAGCGGCTTTTGGTATTGACCCCAAAGTGGCCATGATCAGTTACAGCACAGGTGATTCGGGAACCGGTACAGATGTTGAGAAAGTCAAATTGGCTACTAAAATAGCACAACAGAAACGTCCTGATTTATTAATAGATGGTCCTTTGCAATATGATGCGGCGGTGATGGAAAGTGTTGCGAAAAATAAAGCACCTAATAGCAAAGTAGCAGGTCATGCCACCGTGTTTATTTTTCCAGATCTGAATACAGGCAACACAACGTATAAGGCGGTGCAACGTAGCGCTAATTTGGTAAGCATTGGGCCAATGTTACAAGGTATGGGCAAACCTGTTAACGATTTAAGTCGCGGCGCACTGGTAGATGATATTGTATTCACCATTGCGTTGACAGCAATTCAGGCAACACAGCGAAAATAA
- a CDS encoding acetate kinase, translating to MDQYVLVLNCGSSSIKFAIIEAKTGRSPLHGLAENLGTVSSKLGFSYQHKQHDGELPVNTDHQQALAVIADTLKQFEHLSRRIVAVGHRVVHGGEYFTHSTLIDEQVIHAIEKTSLMAPLHNPVNLTGINSAQNAFPHLPHIAVFDTAFFQTMPKHAYLYALPYELYQQHNIRRYGFHGTSHYYVAHEAAKALKKALGNCNLITAHLGNGCSIAAIRQGKAIDTSLGFTPLEGLMMGTRCGDIDPSIPAYLIEQLGYSASEVSELLNKESGLLGISKLSNDCRTLEQQAKEGNLQAKLALDMFIYRLVKYIGAYLAVVGTLDALVFTGGIGENSAYVRESTISQLQHLGLELDAEKNLEMRFGQSGLISHNSSKPIFAIATNEEWVIAKDAMLYVH from the coding sequence ATGGATCAATATGTTCTTGTTCTTAATTGCGGTAGTTCATCTATTAAGTTTGCGATTATCGAAGCCAAAACAGGAAGGTCTCCCCTGCATGGATTGGCAGAAAATCTTGGCACTGTTTCTAGCAAGCTTGGTTTCAGTTATCAACACAAACAGCATGATGGTGAATTGCCAGTCAATACTGACCATCAGCAAGCATTAGCTGTCATTGCTGATACTCTCAAACAGTTCGAACACTTAAGCCGACGGATTGTTGCAGTAGGACATAGAGTGGTTCATGGCGGTGAATATTTCACTCACTCAACCTTGATAGATGAGCAGGTTATACATGCCATTGAGAAAACATCACTGATGGCGCCGTTACATAATCCAGTCAACTTAACTGGTATCAACAGTGCTCAAAACGCGTTCCCACATCTGCCGCATATTGCTGTATTTGACACTGCATTTTTTCAGACTATGCCTAAACATGCTTATCTGTATGCCCTCCCCTATGAGCTTTACCAACAACATAATATTAGGCGCTACGGTTTTCATGGAACCAGCCATTATTATGTAGCACACGAGGCGGCCAAAGCCCTTAAAAAAGCGTTAGGAAATTGTAACTTAATCACGGCACACCTTGGTAATGGATGCAGCATAGCGGCTATCAGACAGGGTAAAGCCATTGACACAAGTTTAGGTTTCACCCCTTTAGAGGGTTTAATGATGGGTACACGCTGCGGTGATATTGATCCCAGCATACCTGCATACTTGATAGAACAACTAGGCTATTCAGCATCTGAGGTAAGCGAGTTGTTGAATAAAGAGTCTGGATTGTTAGGTATTTCAAAGCTTAGTAATGATTGCAGGACGCTTGAACAGCAAGCTAAAGAAGGTAACCTACAGGCTAAGCTGGCTCTCGATATGTTTATTTATCGCTTGGTCAAATATATTGGTGCGTATTTAGCGGTTGTAGGGACATTAGATGCATTGGTTTTTACTGGCGGTATTGGTGAAAACTCAGCTTATGTCAGAGAAAGTACTATCAGTCAGTTACAGCACCTAGGATTAGAGCTTGATGCGGAAAAAAACCTAGAAATGCGTTTCGGTCAGTCCGGACTCATTAGCCATAACAGTTCAAAACCAATCTTTGCCATTGCCACCAATGAAGAATGGGTAATTGCCAAAGATGCCATGTTATATGTACACTAG
- the yfbV gene encoding terminus macrodomain insulation protein YfbV → MTQTILAMVKDGQQYMQTWPMQHQLYGMLPECRVISATKFSIKVMPALAVLTVVALINLQGYDKLPQALATGVFFLSLPLQGLMWLGHRSNQSLPPALKSWYFDIHHKMQIQGCALQSAKANPDYKELARLLRTAFDELDKAFTKRWF, encoded by the coding sequence TTGACTCAAACTATTTTAGCAATGGTGAAAGACGGTCAGCAGTATATGCAAACATGGCCTATGCAACACCAGTTGTATGGCATGCTTCCTGAATGCAGGGTTATCTCAGCAACCAAATTTTCAATAAAAGTGATGCCTGCTCTAGCCGTGTTAACGGTTGTTGCATTAATTAATCTGCAAGGATATGACAAGCTACCTCAGGCTTTGGCCACAGGCGTATTCTTCCTGTCGCTTCCTTTGCAAGGATTAATGTGGCTAGGGCACCGTTCAAATCAAAGCCTGCCGCCTGCGTTAAAAAGTTGGTATTTTGACATTCATCATAAAATGCAAATCCAAGGTTGTGCGTTGCAATCCGCCAAAGCTAACCCTGATTATAAAGAGCTTGCCAGGCTATTAAGAACAGCGTTTGATGAATTAGATAAGGCGTTTACCAAGCGCTGGTTTTAA
- a CDS encoding SprT family zinc-dependent metalloprotease, giving the protein MSFNSQQLIIQKVEQCIKHASLYFEHSFKLPKITFNQRGKIAGCARLQTNELRFNPVLLSDNINAFLEEVVPHEVCHLLAYKLFGKVRPHGKEWQSLMLELFGVKGQTYHHMDVTKVKGKSYTYRCGCGPIELGIRRHNKVLKGQQTYICRKCRGPLRAEVSRLHNI; this is encoded by the coding sequence TTGTCATTCAATTCCCAACAATTAATTATTCAAAAAGTGGAGCAGTGTATTAAACATGCTTCATTGTATTTTGAGCATAGCTTCAAGTTGCCAAAAATAACCTTTAACCAAAGGGGGAAAATTGCAGGTTGTGCTCGACTGCAAACAAACGAGTTACGTTTTAATCCGGTTTTGCTGTCTGATAATATTAATGCATTCTTAGAGGAGGTGGTTCCCCATGAAGTCTGTCATTTACTCGCCTATAAACTTTTTGGTAAAGTACGCCCTCACGGTAAAGAGTGGCAAAGTCTAATGCTTGAACTTTTTGGCGTAAAAGGGCAAACCTACCATCACATGGATGTCACCAAAGTAAAAGGGAAAAGCTATACTTATCGATGTGGGTGTGGACCGATAGAGTTAGGTATAAGGAGACATAATAAAGTGCTTAAAGGCCAACAAACCTACATATGCAGGAAGTGTAGAGGCCCATTAAGGGCCGAAGTTTCTCGTTTACATAATATTTAA